A window of the Trichoderma asperellum chromosome 6, complete sequence genome harbors these coding sequences:
- a CDS encoding uncharacterized protein (EggNog:ENOG41), with protein sequence MDFIYIFVNSYSYQLRVAFHKFRDALCGSPSRYLTASSLSSVKSWSAPYPICGGPHAEFRVFVGRRRLITEADQPLTLRTFNIRRNNFAMLSTRRKSCAACVAGKRRCDLDLPTCARCRRVKKKCVYPWMTIGNEDQIIDLDSPSTTAQDGIVYDMSGMWTASGSNSSNSDDGNMNTVSGYLSPDPSLTVPTPLVPGLLSQLDEYISKNQDQTVLSLGPSPRLIHTLSSGQQSPAADYSTPEFVYFDISNTPPTIGAVFQSRTEYAASLLATQPQMLAMTGQSCFIHHTQVSSSEVLQEALAASALHCMRNTANAALVRGEVAKRVVRLIGSIRHAITSASDDAASGGGGGRELDLLPVLQALVVYQCIRYFARDDISERMRAERDEAIVQSLLAALYPRLRSFSKHIDSWDTWIYYESMRRTILTAEILAGTYTFLKQGWDQVEGRTLQLQFTAQVALWVAKSAVEWEAMWTRGPKLEVTMRSWNEDIREALPEDLDDLGHVLWALHHGLDLMENWLGGKPEQARWGLQPAMGGWN encoded by the exons ATGGACTTTATATACATCTTCGTCAATAGCTATAGCTATCAATTGCGTGTGGCTTTCCATAAATTCAGGGACGCCCTCTGCGGTTCTCCTTCACGCTATCTCACGGCATCTTCACTATCCTCCGTGAAGTCCTGGAGCGCCCCATATCCAATATGCGGAGGGCCCCATGCGGAATTCCGCGTTTTTGTGGGGCGTCGCCGACTTATCACAGAGGCCGATCAGCCTCTCACGCTTCGAACCTTCAAC ATACGGAGAAACAACTTCGCCATGTTATCAACTCGTAGAAAGTCATGTGCCGCTTGTGTGGCTGGCAAGCGGCGGTGCGATCTCGACTTGCCTACTTGCGCTCGGTGTAGAAGAGTCAAGAAGAAGTGCGTTTACCCCTGGATGACAATTGGGAATGAGGATCAAATTATCGATCTGGATTCACCTTCCACGACTGCACAAGATGGTATAGTTTATGATATGAGCGGGATGTGGACAGCGAGCGGGAGCAATAGCAGCAATAGCGACGATGGTAACATGAATACCGTATCGGGCTATTTATCACCGGATCCGTCTTTAACGGTGCCCACACCGCTGGTACCCGGCCTGTTGTCTCAGCTAGACGAGTACATTTCCAAAAACCAGGACCAGACGGTCTTGTCATTGGGCCCGAGTCCCCGGCTGATTCATACCCTTTCTTCGGGCCAACAGTCTCCCGCTGCGGACTACTCCACTCCCGAATTTGTGTACTTTGACATATCGAACACTCCTCCGACCATCGGTGCCGTGTTTCAGTCCAGAACAGAGTATGCGGCCAGCCTTTTGGCCACGCAGCCGCAGATGCTGGCCATGACGGGCCAAAGCTGTTTCATCCACCACACACAAGTGTCGTCGTCAGAAGTGCTGCAAGAAGCGCTCGCCGCAAGTGCGCTACACTGTATGAGGAACACGGCCAATGCGGCCCTTGTGCGAGGCGAGGTTGCCAAGCGAGTCGTTCGCCTCATTGGGTCCATCCGACACGCCATTACCTCCGCATCTGACGATGCTGCtagtggcggtggtggtggcagggAGCTTGACCTGCTCCCTGTTCTACAAGCCCTTGTCGTCTATCAATGCATTCGTTACTTTGCAAGAGACGACATCAGCGAACGAATGCGCGCAGAACGAGATGAAGCCATCGTACAATCTCTGCTGGCAGCTTTATATCCACGTCTTCGGTCCTTCTCCAAACACATTGACAGCTGGGATACTTGGATATACTACGAGAGCATGCGTCGCACCATCCTCACCGCCGAGATTCTAGCAGGAACGTATACTTTCTTGAAGCAAGGCTGGGACCAAGTTGAGGGACGCACTCTGCAGCTCCAGTTCACGGCGCAGGTGGCACTATGGGTGGCCAAGTCAGCGGTCGAGTGGGAAGCGATGTGGACGCGCGGCCCCAAGCTTGAGGTGACGATGCGGTCTTGGAATGAAGATATTCGGGAGGCACTGCCGGAGGACCTGGATGATTTGGGCCATGTGCTTTGGGCGCTGCAtcatggccttgatctgATGGAGAATTGGCTGGGTGGGAAGCCTGAGCAGGCGAGATGGGGGCTGCAACCTGCGATGGGGGGTTGGAATTGA
- a CDS encoding uncharacterized protein (BUSCO:EOG092D3BOU), with translation MADSAKQSSQRPQLTSSMRSSSYLSDHQQYRPPQHRIPEAHHGIDTVVEDSSPSKSPKAALPFNGVPSPEHPPIIVDSGVTHSYSHQNCAPAAGHKTDRLIATLFYKGFDRNAPGARSTSGGLSRSRSPAKSGLADSTESLPPNMAPTTSMDDFPLEPPTQESEQLDHLYGSYVSPLCVTSFLHLMSTFPLPDGAEEPHSSHRCLDNQENPRVVELILTPAPAPSYLSLDDLRKHELIYRFEQEWNVDVALQRDVIWRKHPRLVVFDMDSTLITQEVIDLLAETVKDPPDLAERVANITHRAMMGELNFESSFRERVALLKGLPATLFEDLRPVLDVTNGVRELIKALKRLGVKTAVLSGGFLPLTGWLAKELGIDHAHANEVVIENGKLTGEVKGVIVGKERKRDLLVEIAQKEGIDLSQVIAVGDGANDLLMMEKAGLGVAWNAKPTVQMEAGARLNGQSMLDLLYLFGFTGEEIDLLIS, from the coding sequence atggcagaCTCGGCAAAGCAGTCTTCGCAGCGCCCGCAGCTCACCAGCAGCATGCGGAGCAGCTCCTACCTGAGCGACCACCAGCAGTACCGCCCGCCGCAGCACCGGATCCCCGAGGCGCATCACGGCATCGACACCGTCGTCGAGGACTCGTCGCCGTCAAAGTCGCCCAAGGCGGCGCTGCCCTTCAATGGCGTGCCGTCGCCCGAGCACCCCCCCATCATCGTGGACAGCGGCGTCACTCACAGCTACTCGCACCAGAACTGCGCGCCCGCCGCGGGCCACAAGACGGACCGGCTGATCGCGACGTTGTTCTACAAGGGATTTGACAGGAACGCGCCTGGAGCGCGGAGCACGTCTGGCGGCCTGAGCAGATCGCGCTCGCCGGCCAAGAGCGGGCTGGCCGACAGCACCGAGTCTCTGCCCCCGAACATGGCCCCGACGACCAGCATGGATGACTTTCCTCTGGAGCCCCCCACGCAGGAGTCGGAGCAGCTGGACCATCTCTACGGCTCTTATGTTTCGCCGCTGTGTGTCACGTCTTTCCTCCATCTCATGTCGACGTTTCCTTTGCCCGACGGCGCGGAAGAGCCTCACTCGTCGCATCGCTGCTTGGATAACCAGGAGAACCCGCGCGTTGTCGAGCTGATATTGACGCCCGCCCCGGCACCCAGTTATCTGAGCCTGGATGATCTGCGAAAGCACGAGCTGATTTACCGATTCGAGCAGGAGTGGAACGTTGATGTGGCTTTGCAGAGGGATGTGATATGGAGGAAGCATCCCAGATTGGTCGTCTTTGACATGGACAGCACCCTCATCACTCAAGAGGTTATCGATCTGCTGGCCGAAACCGTCAAGGACCCGCCGGATCTTGCGGAGCGAGTGGCCAACATTACACACCGGGCTATGATGGGAGAACTCAACTTTGAGTCGTCATTCCGAGAGCGAGTCGCTCTTCTCAAGGGTCTGCCGGCAACACTCTTTGAAGATCTCCGGCCAGTCCTCGACGTCACCAACGGAGTGCGGGAGTTGATCAAGGCTCTGAAACGCCTGGGCGTGAAGACGGCCGTTCTCTCCGGCGGTTTCCTGCCCCTGACGGGATGGCTGGCCAAGGAACTGGGCATCGACCACGCGCATGCCAACGAGGTCGTCATCGAGAACGGCAAGCTCACCGGCGAAGTAAAGGGTGTCATTGTCGGAAAAGAGCGCAAGCGCGATCTCCTCGTTGAGATTGCCCAGAAGGAGGGCATTGATCTGTCGCAAGTCATTGCCGTTGGCGACGGCGCCAACGATctgctgatgatggagaaggccgGCCTGGGCGTGGCGTGGAACGCGAAGCCAACGGTGCAGATGGAGGCGGGCGCACGGCTGAACGGACAGAGCATGCTGGACTTGCTCTACCTGTTTGGATTTACGGGCGAGGAGATAGATCTGCTCATTTCTTAG
- a CDS encoding uncharacterized protein (EggNog:ENOG41~TransMembrane:1 (i35-54o)), protein MASMITRRFFSTTVRRLQTTSKQELQAESKRNPETYILGGVMVLALGGAGFYFGRSPTGATSESPVNVDKMAWEGGSQGKYSYHPGGDPNAAPRDAPSALNVVIIPNVTAPKEYHDKYNKWGKEGYP, encoded by the exons ATGGCTTCCATGATCACCCGCCGTTTCTTCTCCACGACTGTCCGTCGTCTGCAGACGACCAGCAAGCAGGAGCTCCAGGCTGAGTCCAAGCGAAACCCCGAGACTTAT ATCCTCGGTGGTGTTATGGTCCTCGCTCTGGGCGGTGCTGGCTTCTACTTCG GCCGATCTCCCACTGGAGCCACTTCCGAGTCCCCCGTCAACGTCGACAAGATGGCCTGGGAGGGCGGCTCTCAGGGCAAGTACTCCTACCACCCCGGCGGCGACCCCAACGCTGCTCCCCGCGATGCCCCCAGCGCCCTCAACGTTGTCATCATCCCCAACGTCACCGCTCCCAAGGAGTACCACGACAAGTACAACAAGTGGGGCAAGGAGGGCTACCCTTAA
- a CDS encoding uncharacterized protein (TransMembrane:4 (i365-383o395-416i510-535o555-580i)) — protein MASPHPDEPAAPSGDGQTFSSPEVSNMPDAQRPASVVSSHMTDIASEDEGDDIASTSAPKTHRTRESGSVIRPESSRTGVSTSKAWGGGRKNLTGVGKRGSGTSTTSSALGRSPSLTSRSHVPSLTSNAFFHPMSSQKLQAQRAGAVRPIATNQPPAAPQPQFGDLPDNATDVDGSVIHDFAPLASPVSPVHHVMYTEDHRNLPSRGTDNTEQTFDQGTDATSPTGHYAAGSMSESVRPLRKASVQEKSLPHLDLSRDKNMKSFPSPMLKTPKSFGSTFLSGMGDRDRDRDQSQSGQNRNTAGVEKLGSTASSPRLNPVDSQHRPKTESTAASHKIRKHRNYEYFEGNTMFWFGGRWQNTRQRPINIATGVFIVLPCVLFFVFEAPWLWHHISPAIPIIFAYLAYICFSSFIHASISDPGILPRNLHQFPPLGSLEDALRVDPPTNDWTLIKSAEPTAAAMEFPVKHCRTCNIWRPPRAHHCRLCDNCVETHDHHCVWLNNCVGKRNYRYFFTFVSSATFLSLYLIGASLAQLIVYMNKENISFSKSINHFRVSLALIILGVFAFLYPAALMGYHIFLMARGETTREFMNSHKFTKAERYRPFDQVSFWRNILAVLCRPRTPSYYQFKKTYDNGDQRLGLRRDQRQRLDSRGLEMDAVKPTSAGFQGPVALRGESQGEP, from the exons ATGGCGTCCCCGCACCCAGACGAGCCTGCTGCGCCGTCGGGCGACGGGCAGACGTTTTCATCTCCCGAAGTTTCCAACATGCCCGACGCGCAGCGCCCTGCCAGCGTTGTATCCTCTCACATGACGGACATTGCCAGCGAGGATGAAGGAGATGATATTGCGTCGACATCAGCACCCAAGACACATCGAACAAGAGAATCGGGGTCAGTAATTCGGCCAGAGTCGTCCAGGACAGGGGTCTCGACCTCCAAAGCATGGGGAGGTGGCAGGAAGAATTTGACTGGCGttggaaagagaggaagcGGCACAAGCACGACAAGTTCTGCACTGGGACGATCGCCAAGTCTGACCTCGCGAAGTCATGTTCCGTCTCTGACGTCAAACGCCTTTTTCCATCCCATGAGCTCGCAAAAGCTGCAGGCCCAGAGAGCCGGAGCCGTGCGGCCCATTGCGACGAATCAGCCACCAGCTGCGCCCCAGCCACAGTTTGGGGATCTTCCGGACAACGCAACAGATGTAGATGGAAGTGTTATCCACGACTTTGCACCCTTGGCTAGCCCTGTGTCGCCCGTTCACCACGTCATGTACACCGAGGACCACAGGAATTTGCCCTCCCGCGGCACCGACAACACCGAACAGACGTTTGATCAGGGCACCGATGCGACTAGTCCCACTGGGCATTATGCGGCTGGGAGCATGTCAGAAAGCGTTCGACCGCTGCGTAAGGCCTCGGTACAAGAGAAATCTCTTCCACATCTCGATCTCAGCAGAGACAAGAACATGAAGAGCTTCCCTAGCCCAATGCTAAAAACGCCCAAATCTTTTGGATCGACATTCCTCTCTGGTATGGGTGACCGTGACCGAGACCGCGATCAGAGCCAGAGCGGCCAGAACCGAAACACAGCCGGCGTCGAGAAGCTCGGTTCTACTGCGTCTTCACCTCGACTAAACCCTGTTGATTCCCAACATCGGCCCAAGACCGAGAGTACCGCGGCATCTCACAAAATCCGCAAGCACCGCAACTATGAGTATTTTGAAGGCAACACCATGTTCTGGTTTGGAGGTCGATGGCAAAACACCAGGCAACGGCCAATCAACATTGCTACTGGCGTTTTCATCGTCCTCCCCTGTGTTCTATTCTTCGTTTTTGAAGCACCGTGGCTATGGCACCATATTTCTCCAGCCATCCCAATCATCTTTGCCTATCTTGCTTACATTTGCTTCTCATCTTTCATCCACGCTTCCATTTCAGATCCTGGG ATTCTCCCGCGAAATCTTCACCAGTTTCCGCCCCTCGGCTCACTTGAAGATGCTCTTCGTGTCGACCCCCCGACAAACGACTGGACGCTGATAAAGTCAGCGGAGCCaacagccgccgccatggagTTTCCGGTCAAGCACTGCCGGACGTGCAACATCTGGCGGCCACCTCGTGCTCACCATTGCCGTTTATGTGACAACTGCGTGGAGACGCATGATCACCACTGCGTGTGGCTGAACAATTGCGTTGGCAAGCGCAACTACCGATACTTCTTCACATTCGTCTCATCCGCCAccttcttgtctctctaTTTGATTGGAGCTAGTCTTGCTCAGCTTATTGTTTACatgaacaaagaaaacatcTCCTTTTCCAAATCCATCAACCACTTCCGCGTTTCTCTGGCTTTGATCATTCTGGGAGTCTTTGCGTTTCTCTACCCCGCTGCCCTCATGGGATACCACATATTCTTGATGGCTCGTGGCGAGACGACGAGAGAATTTATGAACTCTCACAAATTCACAAAGGCCGAACGATATCGTCCCTTTGATCAGGTCAGCTTCTGGAGGAACATCCTGGCTGTTCTGTGCAGACCTCGCACGCCCTCTTATTATCAGTTCAAGAAGACATATGATAACGGTGATCAGCGACTGGGCCTTCGCCGAGACCAAAGACAAAGGCTTGATTCTCGGGGCCTTGAGATGGACGCTGTCAAGCCCACATCTGCAGGCTTCCAAGGCCCAGTAGCCCTACGAGGCGAAAGCCAGGGCGAACCTTGA
- a CDS encoding uncharacterized protein (EggNog:ENOG41~TransMembrane:7 (i274-292o304-337i702-729o741-759i771-794o836-854i866-886o)~CAZy:GT2_Glyco_trans_2), whose translation MGLGSYFKASTKKAEQETPAPPPPAKLAPPPRLQHEGRQSVLSEKSPSSASVNDMDLQAPTPRFHSRPQSSSGTSTPSIQSSLFLDDIKHEVMVNYLYQQQCSQLWVSDGSGEIEGVLLRKARGHYMACPAQLASSPFALACAALNVQCAMTVNSRVIKTFLQWSPDAVDVPLMNGLRVQILPTIDDLPRARKYQFAAFVASEGLLVVWDDDALHLVARAKAIESELMELVWKAGNPDEEENDEKRGPPAAEIEIDEESGEIIPEKRPIHLQNTVLVSLTLALVTVSLGAAWRQLAIEVSVDSTYIRLALVALAPVQVFFTLFFAQVIIGCLAQIFGPIRQLTINSKFYSARPPPRLQSAILPHVTIQCPVYKEGLQGVIMPTVKSIKQAMSTYELQGGSANMFINDDGLQLISEEDRQARIEFYADNSIGWVARPKHGENGFTRKGKFKKASNMNFALMISCKVEEKLQAIERPPEWSQNDEAMAYEEALKEVLEADGRAWADGNIRMGDYILLIDSDTRVPADCLLDAVSEMEQSPDVGIMQFSSGVMQVVHTYFENGITFFTNLIYSAIRYTVSNGDVAPFVGHNAILRWTAIQQVAYQDEDGYDKFWSESHVSEDFDMSLRLQVNGYIIRLAAWAGEGFKEGVSLTVYDELARWEKYAYGCNELLFHPIRTWLWRGPFTPLFRRFLFSNIRFTSKVTVISYIGTYYAIGAAWILTAVNYFVMGWFNGYLDKYYVDSWQVWFSIIIVFNGLGNIALAVMRYRVGERGLLYALFENFMWTLMLAIFLGGLSLHVSQALLAHMFEINMTWGATSKEAEFSNFFIEVPKVLKKFKFSMIFSLVFIVGMIILAQAPFVPYDWQIKDFVAILPMATVAASHFLLPLALNPALMTFSW comes from the exons ATGGGTCTTGGAAGCTATTTCAAAGCGAGCACCAAAAAGGCTGAGCAGGAAACTCctgcaccaccgccgccagccaAACTggcgcctcctcctcggttACAACATGAAGGTCGGCAGTCAGTACTATCAGAAAAGTCGCCATCGTCCGCGTCCGTCAACGATATGGACCTCCAGGCACCTACGCCTAGATTTCATTCCCGTCCTCAGTCTAGCTCTGGCACATCTACTCCATCAATTCAGAGCTCCCTGTTTCTTGATGATATCAAACATGAGGTCATGGTCAACTATCtgtaccagcagcagtgctcTCAGCTCTGGGTCAGTGATGGATCTGGAGAGATTGAGGGAGTTTTGCTTCGTAAGGCTCGGGGCCACTACATGGCTTGTCCTGCGCAGCTCGCCAGTTCTCCCTTTGCTTTGGCATGTGCCGCTCTCAACGTCCAGTGTGCCATGACTGTCAACTCTCGTGTCATCAAAACGTTCCTGCAATGGTCTCcagatgctgttgatgtACCACTCATGAACGGCCTACGTGTACAAATTCTTCCCACAATTGATGACTTGCCGCGTGCTCGCAAGTATCAATTCGCCGCTTTTGTCGCTTCTGAAGGTCTCTTGGTCGTTTGGGACGACGATGCTCTTCATTTGGTCGCACGCGCCAAGGCCATTGAATCCGAACTTATGGAGCTGGTCTGGAAGGCTGGTAACCcggatgaggaagaaaacgACGAAAAGCGAGGTCCGCCCGCGGCTGAAATTGAGATTGACGAAGAGAGTGGCGAAATCATACCTGAAAAGCGGCCTATCCATCTCCAGAACACGGTCCTCGTGTCTCTCACTCTGGCTCTAGTTACTGTTTCTCTTGGTGCTGCCTGGAGGCAGTTGGCTATTGAAGTCTCCGTCGACAGCACATACATACGCCTTGCGCTCGTTGCGCTGGCTCCTGTTCAAGTGTTTTTCACTCTGTTTTTTGCCCAGGTTATCATTGGTTGTCTGGCTCAAATCTTCGGTCCCATTCGCCAGCTTACCATCAACTCCAAGTTTTATTCTGCTCGTCCTCCGCCGCGTCTGCAGAGTGCCATTCTACCTCACGTCACTATCCAGTGTCCTGTCTACAAGGAAGGTCTGCAAGGTGTCATTATGCCAACAGTCAAGTCTATCAAACAGGCCATGTCTACATACGAACTCCAAGGCGGCTCTGCAAACATGTTCATCAATGACGACGGTCTGCAGCTGATTTCTGAAGAAGATCGCCAGGCTCGCATTGAGTTCTACGCTGACAATAGCATTGGCTGGGTTGCTCGTCCAAAGCATGGAGAAAACGGCTTTACACGCAAGGGCAAGTTCAAGAAGGCTTCCAACATGAATTTTGCTCTTATGATTTCCTGCAAGGTCGAAGAGAAACTTCAGGCAATTGAACGTCCCCCTGAGTGGTCCCAGAATGACGAGGCGATGGCGTATGAGGAAGCTCTCAAGGAAGTCCTGGAGGCTGACGGTCGCGCCTGGGCAGATGGTAACATCCGTATGGGAGACTACATCCTGCTTATCGACTCTGATACTCGTGTTCCCGCTGACTGCTTGCTTGATGCTGTTTCTGAAATGGAGCAATCTCCCGATGTCGGTATCATGCAGTTTTCTTCCGGTGTCATGCAAGTTGTCCATACTTACTTCGAGAACGGTATTACCTTTTTCACCAATCTTATTTACTCTGCCATCCGATACACCGTGTCAAATGGTGATGTTGCACCATTCGTCGGTCACAACGCTATTCTCCGCTGGACTGCCATTCAACAAGTCGCGTAccaggatgaagatggataCGACAAGTTCTGGTCAGAAAGCCACGTCTCGGAAGATTTTGATATGTCTCTACGTCTGCAGGTCAATGGATACATCATTCGtctggctgcttgggctGGTGAAGGTTTCAAGGAGGGCGTGTCTTTGACTGTCTACGATGAGCTTGCTCGATGGGAGAAATACGCATACGGCTGCAACGAGCTTCTGTTCCACCCTATTCgaacttggctttggcgcgGTCCCTTTACTCCCTTGTTCCGCCGTTTCCTATTTTCCAACATTCGATTCACGTCCAAGGTCACTGTCATTTCTTACATTGGTACCTACTATGCTATTGGAGCCGCTTGGATCTTGACTGCGGTGAACTACTTCGTGATGGGATGGTTCAATGGCTACCTGGACAAGTACTATGTCGACTCATGGCAGGTCTggttctccatcatcattgtATTCAACGGCCTTGGTAACATTGCTTTGGCCGTCATGCGCTACCGTGTTGGTGAGCGCGGCTTGCTTTACGCCCTGTTTGAGAATTTCATGTGGACTCTAATGTTGGCCATTTTCCTTGGTGGTTTGTCGCTACACGTCAGCCAAGCTCTGCTGGCTCACATGTTTGAGATTAACATGACGTGGGGTGCCACCAGTAAAGAAGCTGAATTTTCCAACTTTTTCATTGAAGTTCCCAAGGTTTTGAAAAAG TTCAAATTCTCAATGATCTTCTCTCTGGTATTTATTGTCGGCATGATTATTCTTGCTCAGGCACCGTTTGTCCCCTATGACTGGCAAATCAAGGATTTCGTTGCCATTCTGCCCATGGCCACTGTTGCAGCTTCTCATTTCCTTTTGCCTCTGGCCTTGAACCCTGCCCTCATGACCTTTTCGTGGTAA
- a CDS encoding uncharacterized protein (TransMembrane:1 (i106-127o)~EggNog:ENOG41~CAZy:GH16), translated as MEQNFYGRPPVPSAATSSAPTPLRPGTPNTDGSRNIFDSTDSASNAPGTGTNPFVSPDGSRPASSFESSSGGPFEGTGQRYFHSRLVKKGEIEKPWLQKTDPKEKWVTILPLLGILLGLCISGFLIWDGMRSVVHHKYCPVLDDDFSNGLDPSIWSKEVQVGGFGNGEFEQTTGGDSNVYVQNGNLFIQATLQSADLVEKNNVIDLLKDGTCTSKDYYSCVAATNTTNGNSSIVPPTLSGRINTFKGAKIKYGRVEVTAKLPVGDWLWPAIWMLPVNDTYGPWPASGEIDIMESRGNNHTYAQGGNNIASSALHWGPDPANDAWWKTNNKRQALHTTYSSGFNTFGLEWSQKYLFTYINSRLLQVTYTNFNKPMWNRGGFPDSTSNGTRLVDIWSKTGLDNTPFDQEFYLIMNLAVGGTNGWFEDGQSGKPWLDQSPNAKKDFWNARDSWYPTWTQPQLEVSRVVIMQQCDGNEDL; from the exons ATGGAGCAAAACTTCTACGGGCGACCTCCCGTCCCCTCGGCTGCCACTTCCAGTGCACCAACACCTCTTCGCCCTGGAACCCCCAACACAGATGGCAGCCGCAACATCTTTGATAGCACTGATAGCGCCTCCAATGCTCCTGGGACTGGCACAAATCCCTTTGTTAGCCCTGATGGCTCAAGGCCGGCCTCTAGTTTTGAATCTTCCAGCGGTGGCCCTTTCGAGGGCACTGGCCAGCGATACTTCCACTCACGATTGGTAAAGAAAGGCGAGATTGAGAAGCCTTGGTTGCAAAAGACGGATCCCAAGGAGAAATGGGTCACGATCCTGCCCCTCCTTGgtatcctccttggcctctgtATTTCGGGGTTCCTGATCTGGGACGGCATGCGCAGTGTTGTCCACCACAAGTACTGTCCCGTTTTGGATGACGACTTTAGCAACGGGCTTGATCCTAGCATTTGGTCAAAGGAGGTGCAGGTTGGCGGCTTTGG TAATGGCGAGTTTGAGCAGACCACTGGTGGCGATAGCAATGTTTATGTCCAAAATGGCAACCTCTTTATCCAGGCAACCCTCCAAAGTGCTGATCTCGTTGAGAAGAACAACGTTATCGATCTGCTCAAAGACGGCACTTGCACCTCCAAGGACTACTACAGCTGCGTCGCGGCCACTAACACCACCAATGGCAACTCTAGCATTGTCCCCCCTACTCTTTCTGGCCGCATCAACACATTCAAGGGAGCAAAAATCAAGTACGGCCGTGTTGAAGTCACTGCAAAGCTGCCTGTAGGCGACTGGCTGTGGCCTGCTATCTGGATGCTGCCCGTCAATGACACCTATGGTCCCTGGCCTGCCTCTGGAGAAATCGATATCATGGAGTCGCGTGGTAACAACCATACCTATGCTCAAGGCGGCAACAACATTGCTTCGTCTGCTCTTCACTGGGGGCCCGACCCGGCTAATGACGCTTGGTGGAAGACTAATAACAAGCGTCAGGCGCTGCACACCACTTACAGCAGTGGATTCAACACTTTTGGCCTTGAGTGGTCGCAGAAGTATCTCTTTACGTATATCAACAGCCGACTGCTGCAAGTCACTTACACCAACTTCAATAAGCCTATGTGGAATCGAGGTGGCTTCCCTGACTCTACTTCCAATGGTACTAGGCTAGTCGACATATGGAGTAAGACCGGCCTCGACAACACCCCCTTTGACCAAGAGTTCTATCTCATCATGAACCTTGCTGTCGGTGGCACCAACGGCTGGTTTGAAGATGGCCAATCTGGCAAGCCTTGGCTGGATCAATCTCCCAATGCCAAAAAGGATTTCTGGAATGCCCGCGACTCCTGGTATCCTACATGGACGCAGCCTCAGCTTGAGGTTAGCCGCGTTGTCATTATGCAGCAATGTGACGGCAACGAGGATTTGTGA